A region of Pseudomonas putida DNA encodes the following proteins:
- a CDS encoding dihydroorotase, producing MTVRDNAWLIRNATLVNEGRSWVGDLRVRNGRIDAIGEAFEQRPGEALIDATGLWLLPGMIDDQVHFREPGLTHKADIASESRACAAGGITSFMEMPNTKPAALDRASLEAKYAIAAESSVVNYAFYMGASNDNLEAIREIDPASTPGLKVFMGASTGNMLVDNPAVLNEIFRVCPVPIITHCEDTPMINAALEKAKARFGDDIPAREHPLIRSRQACIKSTRLAIELARKHGTRLHVLHISTAEELELFEPGPIAGKRITAETCVHFLHFTDHDYDRLGFLIKCNPAIKSAHDRDAIVKALAEGRLDVLATDHAPHLLDEKQGNYSQAPSGIPLVQYALQSALERVFQGELTLERLVEVVSHAPAELFQVSRRGYLREGYAADLVLVDPQRPHYVTNDEVLSKCGWTPFDDTAFSSSIVATFVNGERVWDGAAVDGSVRGQRLSFTARAERA from the coding sequence ATGACCGTGCGAGATAACGCTTGGCTGATCCGTAATGCAACCTTGGTCAACGAAGGGCGCAGTTGGGTCGGGGATCTTCGAGTGCGAAATGGTCGCATCGATGCCATCGGCGAAGCCTTCGAACAGCGGCCTGGAGAGGCACTGATCGACGCGACTGGCCTGTGGCTGCTGCCGGGGATGATCGATGATCAAGTGCACTTCCGGGAGCCTGGCCTGACCCATAAGGCTGACATCGCCAGTGAGTCTCGGGCCTGTGCAGCGGGTGGTATCACCAGCTTCATGGAAATGCCCAATACCAAGCCCGCCGCGCTGGATCGTGCAAGCCTGGAAGCGAAGTACGCTATTGCTGCTGAGTCGAGTGTCGTGAACTACGCCTTCTACATGGGCGCAAGCAACGACAACCTGGAAGCGATTCGTGAGATTGATCCGGCCAGCACGCCAGGTTTGAAGGTGTTCATGGGGGCATCGACCGGCAACATGCTGGTCGACAACCCAGCAGTGTTGAACGAGATCTTCCGTGTCTGCCCGGTGCCGATCATCACGCACTGTGAAGATACGCCAATGATCAACGCGGCGCTGGAGAAAGCCAAAGCGCGCTTCGGCGACGACATTCCAGCCCGTGAACACCCGCTGATTCGTTCACGCCAGGCATGCATCAAATCTACTCGTCTGGCCATTGAGTTGGCACGCAAGCACGGTACTCGACTCCATGTGCTGCACATCTCCACCGCAGAGGAGCTTGAGCTGTTTGAACCAGGGCCAATCGCAGGCAAGCGCATTACCGCTGAGACCTGTGTGCATTTCCTACACTTCACCGATCACGACTATGACCGACTGGGCTTTTTGATCAAGTGCAACCCGGCCATCAAGTCTGCGCATGACCGAGATGCCATCGTGAAGGCGCTGGCTGAAGGCCGCCTCGACGTTTTGGCTACAGACCACGCGCCGCATCTGCTTGACGAGAAGCAAGGCAATTACAGCCAGGCGCCATCAGGCATTCCGCTCGTCCAGTATGCACTGCAAAGCGCCTTGGAGCGTGTATTCCAAGGCGAGCTGACCCTCGAGCGACTGGTTGAAGTCGTGAGTCATGCGCCGGCTGAACTGTTCCAGGTGAGCCGCCGCGGCTATCTGCGCGAAGGCTACGCAGCTGACCTGGTTCTTGTTGATCCTCAGCGTCCGCACTACGTGACCAACGATGAGGTGCTTTCCAAGTGCGGCTGGACACCTTTCGATGACACCGCATTTTCTTCGAGCATCGTCGCCACCTTTGTGAATGGCGAACGAGTGTGGGATGGGGCAGCGGTAGACGGTTCGGTACGTGGCCAGCGCCTTTCTTTCACCGCCCGCGCTGAGCGTGCTTAG
- a CDS encoding malic enzyme-like NAD(P)-binding protein: MSLKNDALEYHAQPRPGKLSVELSKPTATARDLSLAYSPGVAEPVREIAREPELAYSYTGKGNLVAVISDGTAILGLGDLGPLASKPVMEGKGVLFKRFAGIDVFDIEVESQSPQAFIDTVRRISITFGGINLEDIKAPECFEIERALIEQCDIPVFHDDQHGTAIVTAAGMINALEIAGKKLEDAKIVCLGAGAAAISCMKLLVSMGAKIENIYMIDRSGVIHAGRDDLNRYKAQFAQATDKRTLADALNGADVFVGLSGPNLLSAEGLKSMAANPIVFACSNPDPEIAPELAHATRNDVIMATGRSDYPNQVNNVLGFPFIFRGALDVRAKRINEEMKIAAAIALKDLAKLPVPKEVCEAYGVEGLEFGREYIIPKPLDARLITVVADAVARAAIESGVATLPYPTHYPLSSVSEVFDGL, from the coding sequence ATGAGTCTCAAAAACGATGCTCTCGAATACCATGCCCAGCCACGTCCTGGGAAACTCAGCGTAGAGCTCTCGAAGCCTACCGCCACCGCCCGCGACCTCTCTTTGGCCTACAGCCCGGGTGTTGCCGAACCCGTGCGCGAAATCGCCCGTGAGCCTGAGCTGGCCTACTCGTACACCGGCAAGGGCAACCTGGTCGCGGTGATTTCCGATGGCACCGCCATCCTGGGCCTGGGTGACCTTGGCCCACTGGCCTCGAAACCGGTCATGGAAGGCAAGGGTGTTCTGTTCAAGCGTTTCGCTGGCATCGACGTGTTCGACATCGAAGTCGAGTCACAAAGCCCGCAAGCTTTCATCGACACCGTTCGCCGCATTTCGATCACCTTCGGTGGCATCAACCTCGAAGACATCAAGGCCCCAGAGTGCTTCGAGATCGAGCGCGCCCTGATCGAGCAGTGCGACATCCCGGTCTTCCACGATGACCAGCACGGCACCGCGATCGTCACCGCCGCCGGCATGATCAACGCCCTGGAAATTGCCGGCAAGAAGCTGGAAGACGCCAAGATCGTCTGCCTGGGGGCCGGCGCTGCCGCCATTTCGTGCATGAAGCTGCTGGTCAGCATGGGTGCCAAGATCGAGAACATCTACATGATCGACCGCAGCGGCGTGATTCACGCTGGTCGCGACGACCTGAACCGGTACAAGGCCCAATTCGCGCAGGCGACCGACAAGCGTACCCTGGCTGATGCCCTGAACGGTGCCGACGTGTTCGTTGGCCTGTCCGGCCCGAACCTGCTGAGCGCAGAAGGCCTGAAGTCGATGGCGGCCAACCCGATCGTGTTCGCTTGCTCGAACCCCGATCCGGAAATCGCCCCAGAGCTGGCTCATGCCACCCGTAACGATGTGATCATGGCCACCGGTCGTTCCGACTACCCAAACCAGGTCAACAACGTGCTGGGGTTCCCGTTCATCTTCCGTGGCGCCCTGGATGTTCGCGCCAAGCGCATCAACGAAGAAATGAAGATTGCCGCCGCCATTGCCTTGAAAGACCTGGCCAAACTGCCAGTGCCGAAGGAAGTCTGCGAAGCCTACGGCGTCGAGGGCTTGGAATTCGGCCGTGAGTACATCATTCCGAAGCCGCTGGACGCTCGTCTGATCACCGTGGTGGCCGATGCGGTAGCACGCGCTGCGATTGAGTCGGGTGTGGCCACCCTCCCGTACCCAACGCATTACCCGCTCTCATCCGTTTCTGAGGTGTTCGACGGCCTGTAA
- a CDS encoding ABC transporter permease: MTSMPFSRLCGLALRQLLRDIRASEVRVLFFALLVAVAASTAIGYFGARLNGAMQLRASEFLGADLVLQGSSPARDEQITAGTSLGLRHAQVVEFTSVVGGDSGIQLSSVKAADGAYPLRGQVRSAAAPYAEEAPGGGPAPGEAWVEPRLLAALGLSIGDSIDVGMKTLRMSRVLTYEPDRANNFYSLTPRVMMNLADLQATGVIQPGSRVSYRDLWRGDVEALAQYRQAVEKDLAASQRLRDTRDGNQQIGGALSKAERYLNMASLVAVLLAGVAVAMSASRYAARRLDASALLRCLGLSRRQALGLYCLQLAMLGLVAAVAGALLGWLAQLGLFRLLHGLLPSVVPPGGIVPALAGIGTGLVALAGFALPPIAALGQVPPLRVLRRDLLPVPPSSWLVYGAALLTLGLIMWRLSLDLLLTFALLGGGLVAAVVLGGLLLLGLRSLRQLLVGAPLAWRLGLGQLLRHPLAAAGQALAFGLILLAMALVALLRAELLDTWQAQLPKDAPNHFALNILPDDREPFAQRLQQVNASSAPLYPVTPGRLIQINQQPVQQIVSKDSAGERAVQRDLSLTWAAELPDGNQLTAGNWWQALPSGNEIPGVSVETELATSLKLQLGDLLTFDIGGQQRQARVSSLRSVHWDSFQPNFYMIFQPGTLQGLPTTYLTSFYLAPGHDLDVVALSRAFPAVTILQVDALLDQLRSILAQVTLAVEYVLLFVLAAGLAVLFAGLQATLDERIRQGALLRALGAARPLLVKARRIEFGLLGAASGLLAALGCELITLVLYRYAFDLQWTPHPWLLVLPLAGAVLVGGAGVLGTRRALNASPLTVLREG; this comes from the coding sequence ATGACCAGCATGCCCTTCTCCCGACTGTGCGGCCTGGCGCTACGCCAATTGCTGCGCGACATCCGCGCCAGCGAAGTGCGCGTGCTGTTCTTCGCCCTGCTGGTGGCCGTTGCCGCCAGCACCGCCATCGGTTACTTCGGTGCCCGCCTCAACGGCGCCATGCAACTGCGCGCCAGCGAGTTCCTCGGCGCCGACCTGGTGCTGCAAGGCAGCTCGCCGGCCCGCGACGAGCAGATCACTGCCGGCACATCACTCGGCTTGCGCCACGCACAGGTGGTCGAGTTCACCAGTGTGGTGGGCGGCGATAGCGGTATCCAGCTGTCCAGCGTCAAGGCAGCCGACGGTGCCTACCCCTTGCGCGGCCAGGTACGCAGCGCCGCAGCACCCTATGCCGAGGAAGCCCCCGGTGGCGGCCCGGCACCAGGCGAGGCCTGGGTCGAACCGAGGCTGCTGGCCGCACTGGGGCTGTCGATCGGCGACAGCATCGATGTGGGCATGAAAACCTTGCGCATGAGCCGCGTGCTGACCTACGAGCCGGACCGCGCCAATAACTTCTATAGCCTCACCCCGCGGGTGATGATGAACCTGGCGGACCTGCAGGCGACCGGGGTAATCCAGCCCGGTAGCCGGGTGTCCTACCGCGACCTGTGGCGCGGCGACGTCGAAGCGCTGGCCCAGTATCGCCAGGCCGTGGAGAAAGACCTGGCAGCCAGCCAGCGACTGCGCGACACCCGCGACGGCAACCAGCAGATCGGTGGCGCCCTGAGCAAGGCCGAGCGCTATCTGAACATGGCAAGCCTGGTGGCGGTACTGCTGGCCGGCGTCGCCGTGGCCATGTCGGCCAGCCGCTACGCCGCCCGGCGCCTGGATGCCAGTGCGCTACTTCGCTGCCTGGGCCTCTCCCGTCGGCAGGCACTGGGCCTGTACTGCCTACAACTGGCCATGCTTGGCCTGGTGGCCGCCGTGGCAGGCGCCCTGCTCGGCTGGCTGGCGCAATTGGGCCTGTTCCGCTTGTTGCACGGCCTGCTGCCGAGCGTGGTACCACCAGGCGGAATCGTACCGGCGCTGGCCGGCATCGGCACTGGGCTGGTGGCCCTGGCCGGTTTCGCCCTGCCGCCAATTGCCGCCCTCGGCCAGGTGCCCCCGCTACGGGTGCTACGCCGTGACCTGCTGCCGGTGCCGCCCAGCAGTTGGCTGGTGTATGGCGCCGCCCTGCTGACCCTGGGCCTGATCATGTGGCGCCTGAGCCTCGACCTGCTGCTGACCTTTGCATTGCTGGGCGGCGGCCTGGTCGCCGCGGTGGTACTTGGCGGCCTGCTGCTACTGGGCCTGCGTAGCCTGCGCCAATTGTTGGTCGGCGCACCACTGGCCTGGCGCCTCGGGCTGGGGCAACTGTTGCGCCATCCCTTGGCGGCTGCGGGCCAGGCCCTGGCTTTTGGCCTGATCCTGCTGGCCATGGCGCTGGTGGCTCTCCTGCGCGCCGAACTGCTCGACACCTGGCAAGCGCAACTACCCAAGGACGCCCCCAACCACTTTGCCCTGAATATCCTGCCGGATGATCGCGAACCCTTCGCCCAACGCCTGCAGCAGGTCAACGCAAGCTCCGCACCGCTTTATCCAGTGACACCCGGCCGCCTGATCCAGATAAACCAGCAGCCGGTGCAGCAAATCGTCAGCAAGGACTCCGCAGGCGAGCGGGCCGTGCAACGCGACCTCAGCCTGACCTGGGCCGCCGAGCTGCCCGATGGCAACCAGCTGACGGCAGGCAACTGGTGGCAAGCCCTGCCTTCGGGCAACGAGATCCCCGGTGTATCGGTGGAGACGGAGTTGGCCACCAGCCTGAAGCTGCAACTGGGCGATCTGCTCACCTTCGACATTGGCGGCCAGCAACGCCAGGCCCGGGTCAGCAGCCTGCGCAGCGTGCATTGGGACAGTTTCCAGCCGAATTTCTACATGATCTTCCAGCCTGGAACCCTGCAAGGGTTGCCAACGACTTACCTCACCAGCTTCTACCTCGCCCCGGGCCATGACCTGGATGTGGTCGCCCTGTCGCGGGCTTTCCCGGCGGTGACCATCTTGCAAGTAGACGCTTTGCTTGATCAGCTGCGCAGCATCCTCGCCCAAGTCACCCTGGCGGTCGAATACGTGCTGTTGTTTGTCCTGGCGGCAGGGTTAGCGGTGCTGTTCGCGGGCTTGCAGGCAACGCTGGACGAACGGATTCGCCAAGGCGCCCTGCTGCGCGCACTGGGCGCGGCGCGGCCATTGCTGGTCAAGGCACGGCGTATCGAGTTCGGCCTGCTGGGTGCCGCCAGCGGGCTGCTTGCGGCACTGGGTTGCGAACTGATCACGCTGGTGTTGTACCGCTATGCCTTCGACCTGCAATGGACCCCACACCCGTGGCTGCTCGTGCTACCGCTGGCAGGGGCAGTGCTGGTGGGTGGCGCAGGGGTGCTCGGCACAAGGCGGGCGCTCAATGCCAGCCCGTTGACGGTGTTGCGGGAGGGGTGA
- a CDS encoding ABC transporter ATP-binding protein produces the protein MGPSILVAQNLSKVVPSAEGDLTILHALSLDLAQGDSLAIVGASGSGKSTLLGLLAGLDRPSAGKVILAGHDLGPLDEDQRARVRAEHVGFVFQSFQLLDSLNALENVMLPLELDGRRDAREHARTLLERVGLGKRLSHTPRQLSGGEQQRVAIARAFAAQPAVLFADEPTGNLDSHTGERISDLLFELNKERGTTLVLVTHDERLARRCRRLIRLDAGRLVAPVEV, from the coding sequence ATGGGCCCCAGCATTCTCGTTGCGCAGAACCTTAGCAAAGTGGTCCCCAGCGCGGAAGGCGACCTGACCATCCTCCACGCACTTTCCCTAGACCTCGCCCAGGGCGACAGCCTGGCCATCGTCGGCGCTTCGGGCTCGGGCAAGTCGACCCTGCTCGGCCTGCTTGCCGGCCTCGACCGGCCCAGCGCCGGCAAGGTCATCCTCGCCGGGCACGACCTGGGGCCATTGGACGAGGACCAGCGCGCCCGCGTGCGCGCCGAGCATGTCGGGTTCGTGTTCCAGTCGTTCCAACTGCTCGACAGCCTCAATGCCCTGGAGAACGTCATGCTGCCACTTGAGCTGGACGGCCGTCGCGATGCCCGCGAGCACGCCCGAACCCTGCTCGAACGGGTCGGCCTGGGCAAGCGCCTGAGCCACACGCCGCGCCAGTTGTCCGGCGGCGAGCAGCAACGGGTGGCCATCGCCCGCGCCTTCGCCGCGCAACCTGCCGTGCTGTTCGCCGACGAGCCCACCGGCAACCTGGACAGCCATACCGGCGAGCGCATCAGCGACCTGTTGTTCGAATTGAACAAGGAACGCGGCACGACCCTGGTGCTGGTCACCCATGACGAACGCCTGGCCAGACGCTGCCGACGCCTGATCCGCCTGGACGCCGGGCGCCTGGTGGCCCCGGTGGAGGTCTAA
- a CDS encoding arylesterase: MRMWWLSAGLALCCLAQSATAGTVLVVGDSISAGFGLDSRQGWVSLLQTRLKDEGFDDQVVNASISGDTSAGGQARLPALLAAHKPAVVVLELGGNDGLRGQPPEQLQQNLASMIERARQAGAKVLLLGMRLPPNYGVRYTTAFAQVYEQLAVEKQVPLVPFFLEGVGGVPELMQADGIHPTQGAQQRLLENAWPAIKPLL; encoded by the coding sequence ATGCGAATGTGGTGGTTGAGTGCCGGTCTGGCCTTGTGTTGCCTGGCCCAGAGCGCCACGGCGGGAACGGTGCTGGTGGTGGGCGATAGTATCAGCGCCGGTTTTGGCCTGGATAGCCGCCAAGGGTGGGTCTCTTTGTTGCAGACCCGGCTCAAGGACGAAGGTTTCGATGATCAGGTGGTCAATGCCTCGATCAGCGGCGACACCAGTGCAGGGGGGCAGGCGCGGCTACCGGCGCTGCTTGCAGCGCACAAACCGGCAGTGGTGGTGCTGGAGTTGGGGGGGAATGATGGGCTGCGCGGGCAGCCGCCGGAGCAATTGCAACAAAATCTTGCTTCGATGATCGAGCGTGCCCGGCAAGCTGGCGCCAAGGTGCTGCTGCTTGGGATGCGCCTGCCGCCCAACTATGGCGTGCGTTACACCACGGCGTTCGCCCAGGTGTATGAGCAGTTGGCGGTGGAAAAACAGGTACCGTTGGTGCCGTTTTTCCTGGAGGGCGTAGGGGGTGTGCCGGAGTTGATGCAGGCCGATGGCATCCACCCGACGCAAGGTGCCCAGCAGCGCTTGTTGGAAAATGCCTGGCCGGCGATAAAACCCTTGCTGTGA
- a CDS encoding L,D-transpeptidase family protein produces MLPRFPAVTRSLSLATLLVAGPAAALELPLPPPGEDIVGQVQVIKAKYEDTFADIGTANDLGYLEMIAANPGVDPWLPGAGTEIILPTRYVLPPGPREGVVINLAEYRLYYFPKGQNVVHTYPLGIGREGWGSPIANTKITAKTPNPTWTPPASIRAEHAADGDILPTVVPAGPDNPLGPFKFTLGVPGYLIHGSNKKFGIGMRTSHGCFRMLNNNVLELSKMVPVGTPVRIINEPYKFGISAGKVYLEAHTPLDDQGNPSVVDKHTAVINALLKREDLANNLRMNWDMVRDVVAAEDGMPVEIAVPVENQGTAPMVTSIPPELQ; encoded by the coding sequence ATGTTGCCGCGCTTTCCTGCCGTCACCCGTAGCCTGTCCCTGGCCACCCTGCTGGTAGCGGGCCCCGCTGCTGCGCTGGAACTGCCACTGCCACCCCCCGGTGAAGACATCGTCGGCCAGGTGCAGGTGATCAAGGCTAAGTACGAGGACACGTTCGCCGACATTGGCACTGCCAACGACCTCGGCTACCTGGAAATGATCGCCGCCAACCCGGGCGTCGACCCCTGGTTGCCCGGCGCCGGTACCGAGATCATCCTGCCGACCCGCTATGTGCTGCCGCCAGGCCCGCGCGAAGGCGTCGTCATCAACCTTGCCGAATACCGCCTGTACTACTTCCCGAAAGGGCAGAACGTGGTGCATACCTACCCGTTGGGCATCGGTCGTGAAGGGTGGGGGTCGCCGATTGCCAACACCAAGATCACCGCCAAGACCCCGAACCCGACCTGGACGCCGCCGGCTTCCATCCGTGCAGAGCACGCCGCCGATGGCGACATCCTGCCGACAGTGGTACCGGCGGGGCCCGACAACCCGTTGGGGCCTTTCAAGTTCACGCTGGGTGTACCGGGTTACCTGATCCACGGTTCGAACAAGAAGTTCGGCATTGGCATGCGTACCAGTCATGGTTGCTTCCGCATGCTCAACAACAACGTACTGGAGCTTTCGAAGATGGTCCCGGTCGGTACACCGGTGCGCATCATCAACGAGCCTTACAAGTTCGGCATCAGTGCCGGCAAGGTCTATCTCGAAGCGCACACTCCGCTGGACGATCAGGGCAACCCGTCAGTGGTGGATAAACACACGGCGGTCATCAATGCCTTGCTCAAGCGTGAAGACCTGGCGAACAACCTGCGGATGAACTGGGACATGGTGCGTGATGTGGTCGCTGCTGAAGATGGCATGCCCGTCGAGATTGCCGTGCCGGTCGAAAATCAGGGTACCGCACCGATGGTTACGAGCATCCCGCCCGAACTGCAATAA
- the oprI gene encoding outer membrane lipoprotei OprI, whose product MNNVLKFSALALAAVLATGCSSVSKETEARLTATEDAAARAQARADEAYRKADDALAAAQKAQQTADEANERALRMLDKASRK is encoded by the coding sequence ATGAACAACGTTCTGAAATTCTCTGCTCTGGCTCTGGCCGCAGTTCTGGCTACCGGTTGCAGCAGCGTATCCAAAGAAACCGAAGCTCGTCTGACTGCGACTGAAGACGCAGCAGCTCGCGCTCAAGCTCGTGCTGACGAAGCCTACCGTAAGGCTGACGACGCACTGGCAGCCGCTCAGAAGGCTCAGCAGACCGCTGACGAAGCCAACGAGCGCGCTCTGCGTATGCTGGACAAAGCCAGCCGCAAGTAA
- a CDS encoding GNAT family N-acetyltransferase encodes MSEALTIHHDQAGHQFETNVDGHRAYLTYMDLGKQTLDIYRTFVPNALRGRGIAAALTERALEYAEQMGYTVIPSCSYVERYMERQQRHSSKV; translated from the coding sequence ATGAGCGAAGCGCTGACCATCCACCATGACCAGGCCGGTCATCAGTTCGAGACCAACGTGGACGGTCATCGTGCCTATCTGACGTACATGGATCTGGGCAAGCAGACGCTGGACATCTATCGCACCTTCGTGCCTAACGCCCTGCGCGGGCGTGGTATTGCCGCAGCACTGACCGAGCGGGCCCTGGAGTATGCCGAGCAGATGGGCTACACGGTGATCCCGTCGTGCTCTTATGTAGAACGCTACATGGAGCGTCAGCAGCGTCACTCGAGCAAGGTTTGA
- a CDS encoding 3-deoxy-7-phosphoheptulonate synthase, with the protein MADLPIDDLNVASNETLITPDQLKKEIPLSAKALQTVTAGREVVRNILDGKDHRLFVVVGPCSIHDIKAAHEYAERLKVLAAEVSDTLYLVMRVYFEKPRTTVGWKGLINDPYLDDSFKIQDGLHIGRQLLLDLAEMGLPTATEALDPISPQYLQDLISWSAIGARTTESQTHREMASGLSSAVGFKNGTDGGLTVAINALQSVSKPHRFLGINQEGGVSIVTTKGNPYGHVVLRGGNGKPNYDSVSVALCEQDLAKAKIKANIMVDCSHANSNKDPALQPLVMENVANQILEGNQSIIGLMVESHLNWGCQSIPKDLNELQYGVSVTDACIDWSATEKTLRSMHAKLKDVLPQRQRG; encoded by the coding sequence ATGGCTGATTTACCGATCGACGACTTAAACGTTGCCTCCAACGAGACCCTGATCACCCCCGATCAGCTCAAGAAGGAAATCCCCCTCAGCGCCAAGGCTCTGCAGACCGTGACTGCCGGCCGCGAAGTGGTGCGCAATATTCTCGACGGCAAGGACCATCGCCTGTTCGTCGTGGTCGGCCCCTGCTCCATCCACGATATCAAGGCTGCCCACGAGTACGCCGAACGCCTGAAGGTATTGGCGGCGGAGGTGTCCGACACCCTGTACCTGGTCATGCGCGTGTACTTCGAGAAACCGCGCACCACCGTTGGCTGGAAAGGCCTGATCAACGACCCGTACCTGGATGACTCGTTCAAGATTCAGGATGGCCTGCACATCGGTCGCCAACTGCTGCTGGACCTGGCTGAAATGGGCCTGCCGACAGCCACCGAAGCACTCGACCCGATTTCCCCGCAGTACCTGCAGGACCTGATCAGCTGGTCGGCGATTGGCGCCCGTACCACCGAATCCCAGACCCACCGGGAAATGGCTTCGGGCCTGTCTTCGGCAGTCGGTTTCAAGAACGGCACCGATGGCGGCCTGACCGTTGCGATCAACGCCCTGCAGTCGGTATCCAAACCGCACCGCTTCCTCGGCATCAACCAGGAAGGCGGCGTATCCATCGTCACCACCAAGGGTAACCCTTACGGTCACGTGGTACTGCGCGGCGGCAATGGCAAGCCGAACTACGATTCGGTCAGCGTCGCGCTGTGCGAACAGGACCTGGCCAAGGCCAAGATCAAGGCCAACATCATGGTCGACTGCAGCCACGCCAACTCCAACAAGGACCCGGCCCTGCAGCCACTGGTGATGGAAAACGTCGCCAACCAGATCCTTGAAGGCAACCAGTCGATCATTGGCCTGATGGTCGAGAGCCATCTGAACTGGGGCTGCCAGTCGATCCCCAAAGACCTGAACGAACTGCAATATGGTGTTTCGGTGACCGACGCCTGCATCGACTGGTCCGCCACCGAGAAAACCCTGCGCAGCATGCACGCCAAGCTCAAGGATGTACTGCCGCAGCGCCAGCGCGGCTGA
- a CDS encoding putative 2-dehydropantoate 2-reductase yields the protein MHPRKPRIGIIGSGAIGGFYGLMLARAGFDVHFLLRSEYDVVRDQGLVLESAVHGALRMKVQAYASAADMPQCDWLLVGAKATSNDQLAPLIVQAAAPDARVVLLQNGLGVEAQLRPALRDDMHLLGGLCFICVNRQAPGVIRHQALGAVNLGYHSGPAGDGGAALVQEGAELFQAAGIESRAMANLEQARWQKLVWNVPYNGLSVLLGASTTPLMADPHSRALIQALMAEVVEGAAACGHVLPEGYAEHLFQITERMPDYWPSMYHDHAQQRPLELHAIYGEPLAQARAAGCSLPRMEMLHQALSFIDRAARPT from the coding sequence ATGCATCCGCGCAAACCCCGTATCGGTATCATCGGCAGTGGTGCAATCGGTGGCTTTTATGGATTGATGCTGGCGCGGGCTGGTTTCGATGTGCATTTTCTCCTTCGCAGTGAGTATGACGTGGTGCGCGATCAGGGGCTGGTGCTTGAAAGTGCTGTGCACGGCGCGTTGCGGATGAAGGTACAGGCGTATGCCAGTGCTGCCGACATGCCGCAATGCGACTGGTTGCTGGTGGGGGCCAAAGCCACCAGTAACGACCAGTTGGCGCCGTTGATCGTGCAGGCTGCCGCGCCCGATGCGCGGGTGGTGCTGTTGCAGAATGGCCTGGGGGTGGAGGCGCAGTTGCGTCCGGCATTGCGCGATGACATGCACCTGCTTGGCGGCTTGTGCTTCATTTGCGTCAACCGCCAGGCGCCCGGTGTTATTCGGCATCAGGCACTGGGCGCAGTCAATCTCGGCTATCACAGCGGGCCTGCCGGCGATGGCGGCGCTGCGCTGGTGCAGGAGGGGGCGGAGCTGTTCCAGGCGGCGGGGATCGAGTCGCGGGCCATGGCTAACCTGGAGCAGGCGCGTTGGCAGAAGCTTGTGTGGAACGTGCCTTATAACGGGCTTTCGGTGTTGCTTGGCGCCAGCACCACGCCGTTGATGGCCGACCCGCACAGCCGGGCACTGATCCAGGCCTTGATGGCGGAGGTGGTAGAGGGTGCCGCTGCCTGTGGGCATGTGCTGCCCGAGGGGTATGCCGAGCATTTGTTCCAGATTACCGAGCGGATGCCCGACTACTGGCCAAGCATGTACCACGATCACGCCCAGCAGCGCCCGCTGGAGCTTCATGCCATCTATGGCGAGCCGTTGGCGCAGGCTCGGGCGGCAGGTTGCAGCTTGCCGCGCATGGAGATGCTGCATCAGGCGCTGTCGTTCATCGACCGTGCGGCTCGCCCCACCTGA
- a CDS encoding universal stress protein → MIRSMLYATDLGVYAPFVMQHALALARTFNAELYVIHAVEPMGQFAESLLQSYLDEQTLDQLHSQGVNTVMANIEQRVLENFRDELGEEADLAVIKAVRVRQGDPAQVILDQAQRLSVDLLIFGSHSAGAGVDVPLGRTAVRLLQLSPVPVYMVPLAQHLGRRKT, encoded by the coding sequence ATGATCCGCTCCATGCTGTACGCCACCGACCTCGGTGTCTACGCCCCTTTTGTCATGCAGCACGCCTTGGCCTTGGCGCGGACGTTCAATGCAGAGCTGTATGTGATCCACGCGGTGGAACCCATGGGGCAGTTTGCCGAATCGCTCCTGCAAAGCTATCTGGATGAACAGACGCTGGACCAGTTGCACAGCCAGGGCGTCAACACGGTCATGGCCAATATTGAACAACGTGTACTTGAAAACTTTCGCGATGAACTGGGTGAGGAGGCGGACCTGGCGGTGATCAAGGCAGTACGTGTGCGCCAGGGTGACCCTGCCCAGGTGATCCTCGACCAGGCGCAGCGCTTGAGCGTCGATCTGTTGATTTTCGGAAGCCACAGCGCAGGTGCGGGCGTTGATGTACCGCTTGGGCGAACGGCAGTGCGGTTGCTGCAGCTATCGCCTGTGCCGGTGTATATGGTGCCGCTTGCACAGCATCTGGGGCGTAGGAAAACGTGA